One stretch of Ipomoea triloba cultivar NCNSP0323 chromosome 8, ASM357664v1 DNA includes these proteins:
- the LOC116027200 gene encoding uncharacterized protein LOC116027200 isoform X1, translating into MAQSTSLLLLGLAGRRSLRNLYLARTRITYLSFKHNDTQQRALSNSHSINGEDPILPVLIIGAGPVGLALSILLAKLGVKCAVLEKSKVFSTHPQAHFINNRSMEVFRKMDGLAEEILSSQPPVEFWRKFIYCTSLTGPILGSVDHMQPEDFDHIVSPVSVAHFSQYKLTRLMLKQLKELDFHIRNYEGFGMNDGFISEKQLLMGHECTAINPSNHFITVTASFPGEGKSSEKSIRCQFLVGTDGAASTARKLMGINMKGEKNLQKLISVHFMSQELGQYLINERPGMLFFIFNEKAIGVLVAHNLEQGEFVLQIPFYPPQQRLEDFSSEMHKIIYDLVGKELADIKVIDIKPWVMHAEVAEKFLSCGNRIILAGDAAHRFPPAGGFGMNTGIQDAHNIAWKLALVSKGIAPASFLSTYEAERKQIATFNTILSVQNFKAAMRVPAALGLDPTIANAVHQALNNTVGSILPSGVQKTILDGIFSIGRAQLSDIVLNPNNPLGSARLARLREIFEEGQSLQLQFPAEDLGFRYLKGALVSNGDNLLHEPEAPTGRRRDFVPSADPGSRLPHINVRPFSNPPSKETFSTLDLVSAEKVEFLLIIAPVDSSYHLALAAFQVAEDCKVPLKVCVMWPGETIAGANRSKAALLPWENFVDVLEVKRPPNSSSWWGVCKMTDRGAILVRPDEHIAWRTKSELAGDATTEMRKVFHTILGSQCQMMTP; encoded by the exons ATGGCCCAATCGACCTCCCTTCTTTTACTGGGACTTGCAGGGAGAAGAAGCTTACGGAATCTCTACCTTGCCCGTACAAGAATCACTTATCTGTCCTTCAAGCACAACGACACTCAACAAAGAGCATTATCCAATTCGCATTCAATAAACGGCGAAGATCCAATCTTGCCCGTTCTGATAATCGGTGCCGGCCCAGTTGGGCTCGCTCTCTCTATACTCCTCGCTAAATTGG GTGTGAAATGTGCAGTCTTGGAGAAGAGCAAGGTCTTTTCTACCCACCCTCAAGCTCACTTTATTAACAATCGATCAATGGAG GTGTTTCGCAAAATGGATGGCCTAGCAGAAGAGATTCTGAGTTCTCAACCACCAGTAGAGTTTTGGAGGAAGTTCATATACTGTACATCTCTCACGGGTCCTATTCTTGGCTCAGTTGATCATATGCAACCTGAAG ATTTCGATCATATTGTGAGCCCTGTCTCTGTTGCACACTTCTCACAGTACAAATTGACCAGATTGATGCTTAAGCAGCTAAAGGAACTTGATTTTCATATCAGGAACTATGAAGGGTTTGGCATGAATGATGGCTTTATTTCGGAGAAGCAGCTCCTTATGGGGCATGAGTGCACAGCAATAAATCCTAGCAATCATTTTATTACTGTGACTGCATCTTTCCCTGGGGAAGGAAAGTCTTCAGAGAAAAGTATCCGGTGTCAGTTCCTTGTTGGTACAGATGGTGCTGCAAGTACAGCCAGAAAGCTTATGGGAATAAATATGAAAGGGGAAAAGAACTTACAAAAACTTATCAGTGTCCACTTTATGAGCCAAGAACTGGGGCAATATCTCATTAATGAGAGACCTGGGATGCTGTTTTTCATATTTAATGAAAAAGCTATAGGTGTTCTTGTAGCCCATAATCTTGAGCAGGGGGAATTTGTGTTGCAG ATACCGTTTTATCCACCTCAGCAAAGGCTTGAAGACTTCAGCTCTGAG ATGCATAAAATAATTTACGATTTGGTTGGTAAAGAGCTTGCAGACATCAAAGTGATAGACATAAAGCCCTGGGTAATGCATGCTGAAGTTGCTGAGAAGTTTCTGTCCTGTGGCAACAGAATAATTCTTGCTGGAGATGCTGCACACCGTTTTCCTCCTGCTGGAGGTTTTG GAATGAATACCGGTATTCAAGATGCTCATAATATTGCCTGGAAATTAGCTTTGGTTAGCAAGGGTATTGCTCCTGCATCATTTCTTTCCACTTATGAAGCAGAACGTAAACAG ATTGCAACTTTTAATACAATACTTAGCGTTCAAAACTTTAAAGCAGCAATGAGAGTTCCTGCTGCACTTGGTCTTGATCCAACTATTGCAAATGCAG TGCATCAAGCTCTTAATAACACCGTTGGTTCCATTTTACCATCTGGAGTACAAAAGACTATTTTAGACGGAATTTTTAGCATAGGCCGTGCACAGCTTTCTGATATTGTTTTAAATCCGAATAATCCGCTTGGATCTGCTAGGCTTGCCAGACTAAGAGAAATATTTGAGGAAGGACAGAGCCTTCAGCTCCAGTTCCCAGCTGAGGATCTTGGTTTCAG GTATCTCAAAGGAGCATTGGTGTCTAATGGTGATAATCTGTTGCATGAACCTGAAGCACCCACAGGACGAAGGAGGGACTTTGTGCCCTCAGCGGATCCGGGATCAAGGTTGCCACACATAAATGTTAGACCATTTTCAAATCCACCTAGCAAG GAAACATTTTCTACATTGGACCTTGTATCAGCAGAGAAGGTCGAGTTTCTTCTCATTATAGCACCAGTGGACTCATCCTACCATTTGGCTCTAGCGGCATTCCAGGTTGCTGAGGACTGTAAAGTTCCTTTAAAGGTATGCGTCATGTGGCCAGGAGAAACTATTGCGGGAGCCAACAGAAGCAAAGCTGCATTGTTACCTTGGGAGAATTTCGTAGACGTTTTGGAAGTTAAGAGACCACCAAATTCGTCGTCTTGGTGGGGTGTCTGCAAGATGACAGACAGGGGAGCCATTTTAGTGAGGCCCGACGAGCATATTGCTTGGCGCACAAAGTCGGAACTTGCTGGTGATGCCACAACTGAGATGAGAAAAGTTTTTCACACCATCCTTGGATCTCAATGCCAGATGATGACTCCCTAG
- the LOC116027200 gene encoding uncharacterized protein LOC116027200 isoform X2: MHYKKLTTGVKCAVLEKSKVFSTHPQAHFINNRSMEVFRKMDGLAEEILSSQPPVEFWRKFIYCTSLTGPILGSVDHMQPEDFDHIVSPVSVAHFSQYKLTRLMLKQLKELDFHIRNYEGFGMNDGFISEKQLLMGHECTAINPSNHFITVTASFPGEGKSSEKSIRCQFLVGTDGAASTARKLMGINMKGEKNLQKLISVHFMSQELGQYLINERPGMLFFIFNEKAIGVLVAHNLEQGEFVLQIPFYPPQQRLEDFSSEMHKIIYDLVGKELADIKVIDIKPWVMHAEVAEKFLSCGNRIILAGDAAHRFPPAGGFGMNTGIQDAHNIAWKLALVSKGIAPASFLSTYEAERKQIATFNTILSVQNFKAAMRVPAALGLDPTIANAVHQALNNTVGSILPSGVQKTILDGIFSIGRAQLSDIVLNPNNPLGSARLARLREIFEEGQSLQLQFPAEDLGFRYLKGALVSNGDNLLHEPEAPTGRRRDFVPSADPGSRLPHINVRPFSNPPSKETFSTLDLVSAEKVEFLLIIAPVDSSYHLALAAFQVAEDCKVPLKVCVMWPGETIAGANRSKAALLPWENFVDVLEVKRPPNSSSWWGVCKMTDRGAILVRPDEHIAWRTKSELAGDATTEMRKVFHTILGSQCQMMTP; the protein is encoded by the exons GTGTGAAATGTGCAGTCTTGGAGAAGAGCAAGGTCTTTTCTACCCACCCTCAAGCTCACTTTATTAACAATCGATCAATGGAG GTGTTTCGCAAAATGGATGGCCTAGCAGAAGAGATTCTGAGTTCTCAACCACCAGTAGAGTTTTGGAGGAAGTTCATATACTGTACATCTCTCACGGGTCCTATTCTTGGCTCAGTTGATCATATGCAACCTGAAG ATTTCGATCATATTGTGAGCCCTGTCTCTGTTGCACACTTCTCACAGTACAAATTGACCAGATTGATGCTTAAGCAGCTAAAGGAACTTGATTTTCATATCAGGAACTATGAAGGGTTTGGCATGAATGATGGCTTTATTTCGGAGAAGCAGCTCCTTATGGGGCATGAGTGCACAGCAATAAATCCTAGCAATCATTTTATTACTGTGACTGCATCTTTCCCTGGGGAAGGAAAGTCTTCAGAGAAAAGTATCCGGTGTCAGTTCCTTGTTGGTACAGATGGTGCTGCAAGTACAGCCAGAAAGCTTATGGGAATAAATATGAAAGGGGAAAAGAACTTACAAAAACTTATCAGTGTCCACTTTATGAGCCAAGAACTGGGGCAATATCTCATTAATGAGAGACCTGGGATGCTGTTTTTCATATTTAATGAAAAAGCTATAGGTGTTCTTGTAGCCCATAATCTTGAGCAGGGGGAATTTGTGTTGCAG ATACCGTTTTATCCACCTCAGCAAAGGCTTGAAGACTTCAGCTCTGAG ATGCATAAAATAATTTACGATTTGGTTGGTAAAGAGCTTGCAGACATCAAAGTGATAGACATAAAGCCCTGGGTAATGCATGCTGAAGTTGCTGAGAAGTTTCTGTCCTGTGGCAACAGAATAATTCTTGCTGGAGATGCTGCACACCGTTTTCCTCCTGCTGGAGGTTTTG GAATGAATACCGGTATTCAAGATGCTCATAATATTGCCTGGAAATTAGCTTTGGTTAGCAAGGGTATTGCTCCTGCATCATTTCTTTCCACTTATGAAGCAGAACGTAAACAG ATTGCAACTTTTAATACAATACTTAGCGTTCAAAACTTTAAAGCAGCAATGAGAGTTCCTGCTGCACTTGGTCTTGATCCAACTATTGCAAATGCAG TGCATCAAGCTCTTAATAACACCGTTGGTTCCATTTTACCATCTGGAGTACAAAAGACTATTTTAGACGGAATTTTTAGCATAGGCCGTGCACAGCTTTCTGATATTGTTTTAAATCCGAATAATCCGCTTGGATCTGCTAGGCTTGCCAGACTAAGAGAAATATTTGAGGAAGGACAGAGCCTTCAGCTCCAGTTCCCAGCTGAGGATCTTGGTTTCAG GTATCTCAAAGGAGCATTGGTGTCTAATGGTGATAATCTGTTGCATGAACCTGAAGCACCCACAGGACGAAGGAGGGACTTTGTGCCCTCAGCGGATCCGGGATCAAGGTTGCCACACATAAATGTTAGACCATTTTCAAATCCACCTAGCAAG GAAACATTTTCTACATTGGACCTTGTATCAGCAGAGAAGGTCGAGTTTCTTCTCATTATAGCACCAGTGGACTCATCCTACCATTTGGCTCTAGCGGCATTCCAGGTTGCTGAGGACTGTAAAGTTCCTTTAAAGGTATGCGTCATGTGGCCAGGAGAAACTATTGCGGGAGCCAACAGAAGCAAAGCTGCATTGTTACCTTGGGAGAATTTCGTAGACGTTTTGGAAGTTAAGAGACCACCAAATTCGTCGTCTTGGTGGGGTGTCTGCAAGATGACAGACAGGGGAGCCATTTTAGTGAGGCCCGACGAGCATATTGCTTGGCGCACAAAGTCGGAACTTGCTGGTGATGCCACAACTGAGATGAGAAAAGTTTTTCACACCATCCTTGGATCTCAATGCCAGATGATGACTCCCTAG
- the LOC116027200 gene encoding uncharacterized protein LOC116027200 isoform X3 — protein MDGLAEEILSSQPPVEFWRKFIYCTSLTGPILGSVDHMQPEDFDHIVSPVSVAHFSQYKLTRLMLKQLKELDFHIRNYEGFGMNDGFISEKQLLMGHECTAINPSNHFITVTASFPGEGKSSEKSIRCQFLVGTDGAASTARKLMGINMKGEKNLQKLISVHFMSQELGQYLINERPGMLFFIFNEKAIGVLVAHNLEQGEFVLQIPFYPPQQRLEDFSSEMHKIIYDLVGKELADIKVIDIKPWVMHAEVAEKFLSCGNRIILAGDAAHRFPPAGGFGMNTGIQDAHNIAWKLALVSKGIAPASFLSTYEAERKQIATFNTILSVQNFKAAMRVPAALGLDPTIANAVHQALNNTVGSILPSGVQKTILDGIFSIGRAQLSDIVLNPNNPLGSARLARLREIFEEGQSLQLQFPAEDLGFRYLKGALVSNGDNLLHEPEAPTGRRRDFVPSADPGSRLPHINVRPFSNPPSKETFSTLDLVSAEKVEFLLIIAPVDSSYHLALAAFQVAEDCKVPLKVCVMWPGETIAGANRSKAALLPWENFVDVLEVKRPPNSSSWWGVCKMTDRGAILVRPDEHIAWRTKSELAGDATTEMRKVFHTILGSQCQMMTP, from the exons ATGGATGGCCTAGCAGAAGAGATTCTGAGTTCTCAACCACCAGTAGAGTTTTGGAGGAAGTTCATATACTGTACATCTCTCACGGGTCCTATTCTTGGCTCAGTTGATCATATGCAACCTGAAG ATTTCGATCATATTGTGAGCCCTGTCTCTGTTGCACACTTCTCACAGTACAAATTGACCAGATTGATGCTTAAGCAGCTAAAGGAACTTGATTTTCATATCAGGAACTATGAAGGGTTTGGCATGAATGATGGCTTTATTTCGGAGAAGCAGCTCCTTATGGGGCATGAGTGCACAGCAATAAATCCTAGCAATCATTTTATTACTGTGACTGCATCTTTCCCTGGGGAAGGAAAGTCTTCAGAGAAAAGTATCCGGTGTCAGTTCCTTGTTGGTACAGATGGTGCTGCAAGTACAGCCAGAAAGCTTATGGGAATAAATATGAAAGGGGAAAAGAACTTACAAAAACTTATCAGTGTCCACTTTATGAGCCAAGAACTGGGGCAATATCTCATTAATGAGAGACCTGGGATGCTGTTTTTCATATTTAATGAAAAAGCTATAGGTGTTCTTGTAGCCCATAATCTTGAGCAGGGGGAATTTGTGTTGCAG ATACCGTTTTATCCACCTCAGCAAAGGCTTGAAGACTTCAGCTCTGAG ATGCATAAAATAATTTACGATTTGGTTGGTAAAGAGCTTGCAGACATCAAAGTGATAGACATAAAGCCCTGGGTAATGCATGCTGAAGTTGCTGAGAAGTTTCTGTCCTGTGGCAACAGAATAATTCTTGCTGGAGATGCTGCACACCGTTTTCCTCCTGCTGGAGGTTTTG GAATGAATACCGGTATTCAAGATGCTCATAATATTGCCTGGAAATTAGCTTTGGTTAGCAAGGGTATTGCTCCTGCATCATTTCTTTCCACTTATGAAGCAGAACGTAAACAG ATTGCAACTTTTAATACAATACTTAGCGTTCAAAACTTTAAAGCAGCAATGAGAGTTCCTGCTGCACTTGGTCTTGATCCAACTATTGCAAATGCAG TGCATCAAGCTCTTAATAACACCGTTGGTTCCATTTTACCATCTGGAGTACAAAAGACTATTTTAGACGGAATTTTTAGCATAGGCCGTGCACAGCTTTCTGATATTGTTTTAAATCCGAATAATCCGCTTGGATCTGCTAGGCTTGCCAGACTAAGAGAAATATTTGAGGAAGGACAGAGCCTTCAGCTCCAGTTCCCAGCTGAGGATCTTGGTTTCAG GTATCTCAAAGGAGCATTGGTGTCTAATGGTGATAATCTGTTGCATGAACCTGAAGCACCCACAGGACGAAGGAGGGACTTTGTGCCCTCAGCGGATCCGGGATCAAGGTTGCCACACATAAATGTTAGACCATTTTCAAATCCACCTAGCAAG GAAACATTTTCTACATTGGACCTTGTATCAGCAGAGAAGGTCGAGTTTCTTCTCATTATAGCACCAGTGGACTCATCCTACCATTTGGCTCTAGCGGCATTCCAGGTTGCTGAGGACTGTAAAGTTCCTTTAAAGGTATGCGTCATGTGGCCAGGAGAAACTATTGCGGGAGCCAACAGAAGCAAAGCTGCATTGTTACCTTGGGAGAATTTCGTAGACGTTTTGGAAGTTAAGAGACCACCAAATTCGTCGTCTTGGTGGGGTGTCTGCAAGATGACAGACAGGGGAGCCATTTTAGTGAGGCCCGACGAGCATATTGCTTGGCGCACAAAGTCGGAACTTGCTGGTGATGCCACAACTGAGATGAGAAAAGTTTTTCACACCATCCTTGGATCTCAATGCCAGATGATGACTCCCTAG